DNA sequence from the Streptomyces sp. MST-110588 genome:
CTCCAGTACGGTCCGTACGGCCGACCCGGCCCGTACACCGCCGCCCGTCGCGGCGAACCGTTCCACCATCTCGGCCAGATCCGCCAGGCCGTGCACGCGGGTCGGCGGCGGCTGCCCCTCCTCGCCGCCGCCTTCGGGGTCGCGCAGCGTCCTGACCGTACGGTCCATGGACTCCAGCGCCCGCAGTCCCGCCTCCTCCAGCCGCTCCAGCAGCTCGTCGAGCTGTTCCCGGTCGTACGCGGCGACCCGAGCGGCCTGGACCTCCAGCACGATGCCGGTCACCTCGTGCGCCACGAAGTCGTGGAGGTCCCCCGCCACTTCCAGGCGCTGATCGCGGCGGGCCTTCTCCACCGCCCGTATCCGGCGGTTCTCCAGCGTCCGCAGGTACAGGCCGGTGCCGGCCGCGCCCACCGCGGGAAAGAAGGCGAAAGCGCAGGTCAGGGCAACCGCGGAACCCGCCACGCTGGGCTCCGCGAACAGGAAGCGCAGCGGCAGGAGCACCGTCGCCGCCACCGCCAGCGCCCCCACCACCGCGGCCTGCCGGTCCGGCGCGCGCCGCACCACCCGGCCGGTCAGGACGAGCAGCGCCGGGAACTCGGCGACGGCCCACAGCCCGGCATAGGATTTCGGGCCCCGGTAGACCACGTCGACGGCCAGGGACAGGGCGAGGACCACGATCGCGGCGGTGGTCAGCGGAACGCGCCGCCACGGCCAGCGCATCGGAGCGGCGAAGACCGCCGCCGTCGCGGGAAGTGCGGCAAGGATCGCCTGGGCGGTGGTGCCGGGCCGGGCGAGCAGCGCCGGCCCCGCCACACACACGGCGGTGCTCACACACCATGTCAGCCGACGCCGTCCCGGCCCGGCATCCCCCTCTGCCCTCACAACTGCCCCCGCTTTCACACCAGCACCAGTACGTGCGCCTGCACCCGAATCCGCCCCGGAACCCGCACGCGCATGCGCACCCGCGCCCGCACCCTCATCTGCACGCTCCAGCTCATGCCCCCGCCCACGCCCACGCCCCCACTCAGCCCATATCCCGTCACCACTGCGGACGTCCTCGCTCCGCGTATCCCATCTCCCAGGCGTGTACGGCGATCCCGACCCGGTTCCGCACCCCGAGCTTGCGCTGGATGCTGGCCACATGGGTCTTCACGGTGCCCGCCGAGATGAACAGCTCCCGCGCGATGTCCGCGTTGGTCTTGCCGGCCGCCACCTGCCCCGCGATCTCCGTCTCCCGGTCGGTCAAGGGCTCCAGGGCCCGGGGCGCGGCGGGCCGGGCGGTGGTGACGTGCTTGAGCAGCCGGACCGTGATCGAGGGGCTGATCAGGCTGTCACCGGCCACCGCCGCCCGTACGGCCTCCACCAGCAGGGAGGGGCCGGACCGTTTCAGCAGAAAGCCGCAGGCGCCGTGGCGCAGCGCCGGGTACACGTACTCGTCGAGGTCGAAGGTGGTCACGACCACCACCCTGATCTTGCCCTTGAGCGCGGGATCGGCGCCGGAACCGGCGAGCTGGCGGGTGACCTCCAGGCCGTCCAGTCCCGGCATGCGGATGTCGACGAGCGCGACATCGGGCCGCAGCGTACGGGCCTGGGCCAGCGCCGCCACTCCGTCCGCCGCCTCCCCGACCACCTCGATGTCCGGCTGGGCCTCAAGAATGCGCCGTAGCCCCCGGCGCACCATCTCCTGGTCGTCCGCGATCAGCACCCGAATCGTCACGACCGCTCATCCTGTCATGCGACCACCGGGCGGAAGGATCACGCCGGCCTGCCCCGCACCCCGAGTTCCCGTTCCCCTCAGCCCCGGGCTCCCCTGGCTCATCCTCGCGCCCCGGGCTCCCCGCCGCCCCCTCAGTCGATGACCCCGTCGACGCCGTACGCCGTAGCCGTGTCCAGCCCCAGCGGCGGCTTCACATCCCAGGTGTAAACGAGCAATGGCTTTCCGTGCGGGCCGCGTTTGCGGTGCACCGCCGCCACATATCCTGAACTGATCTCGGAGAGCCGGGGGTTGATCTGGTCGGCGAATTCCGCGTACTCGCCCAGCCGGGATTCCGGTGGCGATCCGAGTATTGCCGTACGTACCTGCGGCGCCGCCCGATGCACCGCCCGCACGGACCGCGTCACAAAGCTCTGGACGATCAGCCGGTCCCTCACATGCGGCCGATCCAGCCATCCCCGCTCCCGCAGTTCCCGGACGATCCGCTCCTCTATCCCCGGATATCGCTGCGGCGACTTGACCTCCAGCAACAGCCGCTGCCCGTTGTGATCGAGACGCCGCAGATAATCCGCCAGGGTCGGTACCCGCTCCCCCGCGAACGCCTTTCCGAACCAGCTTCCGGCATCCAGTCGCGCTATCTCCGCGGCCGTGAAGTCACCCACCCGCCACGGCGCCCGCCCGGGAAACACCTTTTCCACATCGGTCGTCCGGTTCAGGGTGGTGTCGTGCATCACCACCAATTCCCCGTCGTAGGTGCGCTGTACGTCGTTCTCGACCCAGTCGAATCCGTTCAGGTGTGCGGCGTCCACCGCGGCGAGGGTGTTCTCCGGCGCCATCCGGGAAGCTCCCCGGTGCGCCACCCGTACGGGCTCCTTGCCGCGTACGCCCGCACGGCCCCCTGCCCCCGCACTTCCCGGTACG
Encoded proteins:
- a CDS encoding histidine kinase, translated to MSTAVCVAGPALLARPGTTAQAILAALPATAAVFAAPMRWPWRRVPLTTAAIVVLALSLAVDVVYRGPKSYAGLWAVAEFPALLVLTGRVVRRAPDRQAAVVGALAVAATVLLPLRFLFAEPSVAGSAVALTCAFAFFPAVGAAGTGLYLRTLENRRIRAVEKARRDQRLEVAGDLHDFVAHEVTGIVLEVQAARVAAYDREQLDELLERLEEAGLRALESMDRTVRTLRDPEGGGEEGQPPPTRVHGLADLAEMVERFAATGGGVRAGSAVRTVLELEEGLTGALPRETEDAVHRVVLEALTNIRRHAAGAGRVTVTVARVDEGAGDVGITGDVGIAAGVGTAAGVGGAIGPRDVGGAGGVRDAVAVTVVDDGGTSGGRSGGPLSGARQAGGTGLAALRARVEALGGRLEYGSYGTGWRVRAVLPAAGRRPLRR
- a CDS encoding response regulator transcription factor, translated to MTIRVLIADDQEMVRRGLRRILEAQPDIEVVGEAADGVAALAQARTLRPDVALVDIRMPGLDGLEVTRQLAGSGADPALKGKIRVVVVTTFDLDEYVYPALRHGACGFLLKRSGPSLLVEAVRAAVAGDSLISPSITVRLLKHVTTARPAAPRALEPLTDRETEIAGQVAAGKTNADIARELFISAGTVKTHVASIQRKLGVRNRVGIAVHAWEMGYAERGRPQW
- a CDS encoding glycerophosphodiester phosphodiesterase family protein, translating into MLRSPMRVAAAAVALLVVAAVPSYVVGSSTAGAAGAEGGAGAADRGAVAGPGAHVPGSAGAGGRAGVRGKEPVRVAHRGASRMAPENTLAAVDAAHLNGFDWVENDVQRTYDGELVVMHDTTLNRTTDVEKVFPGRAPWRVGDFTAAEIARLDAGSWFGKAFAGERVPTLADYLRRLDHNGQRLLLEVKSPQRYPGIEERIVRELRERGWLDRPHVRDRLIVQSFVTRSVRAVHRAAPQVRTAILGSPPESRLGEYAEFADQINPRLSEISSGYVAAVHRKRGPHGKPLLVYTWDVKPPLGLDTATAYGVDGVID